One genomic region from Sphingobacterium sp. UGAL515B_05 encodes:
- a CDS encoding sigma-70 family RNA polymerase sigma factor — protein MNQNDQADLDLVERLKSGDTSAFRTIYVKYVDKLFLFGMNIIKEEEDCTDTIQDVFVWLWENHEELTISHLKSYLYAAVKYKLTRKILTSRRREEILNHRAAIIDVVEDESLALKELQAVIHDFIRTLPPKAREVFVLSREDYLPHHDIAEQLGISENTVRNHLAVSLRKLRVYLSKNFYWTFFLFFFH, from the coding sequence ATGAACCAAAATGATCAAGCAGATCTTGACTTAGTTGAAAGACTCAAATCTGGGGATACTTCAGCATTTAGGACCATATATGTAAAATATGTGGATAAGCTATTTTTGTTCGGTATGAATATTATCAAAGAGGAGGAAGATTGTACCGATACCATACAGGATGTCTTTGTATGGCTTTGGGAGAACCACGAAGAACTGACCATCTCACATTTAAAAAGCTACCTGTATGCTGCAGTTAAGTATAAGCTGACCCGAAAAATCCTGACAAGTCGCAGAAGAGAAGAAATACTCAATCACCGAGCAGCGATAATCGATGTGGTCGAAGACGAAAGTCTTGCCCTCAAGGAATTGCAGGCTGTGATCCATGACTTTATTCGCACCTTGCCACCAAAGGCACGAGAAGTATTCGTGTTAAGTCGCGAAGATTACCTACCCCATCATGATATCGCTGAACAGCTCGGCATTTCCGAAAATACGGTACGGAATCACCTTGCTGTATCGCTCAGAAAACTAAGGGTTTACCTTTCTAAAAATTTTTATTGGACATTTTTTTTATTTTTTTTTCATTAA
- a CDS encoding NAD(P)/FAD-dependent oxidoreductase, giving the protein MRKFDAIIIGSGPNGLAAAITFQQQGLSTLLIEGADTIGGGMRTKELTIPGFKHDVCSAIHPMAMASPFFRSLPLEAFGLSFVKPEYAAAHPLDEGETGILYHSLAATVKGLGADGESYRKLVEKVVTRWDSLAADIMGPLSFPKHPLSSVSFGLDALQPASWTAKRFTSAQAQALWAGMAAHGIQPLSNWTTSAIAIVLAAVGNKYGWQIPIGGSQSIADALLSYYQSLGGEIQKDFWVEDIRDLPSHKVLLCDITPPQLLQLKGIGLSSGYRRRLEGFRQGMGVFKVDWALSEKTPFKDPRCQQAATVHLGNTYAEIAESERLSHLGKKVDKPFVLFAQQSAFDSSRAPEGKHTGWAYCHVPNGSKIDYTEAIENQIERFAPGFKETILAKHTFSPTELEAYNPNYIGGDINGGIMDISQLYSRPILALNPYRTSVDTIYLCSSSTPPGGGVHGMCGYHAARTALKEHFGLSV; this is encoded by the coding sequence ATGCGAAAATTTGATGCAATTATTATTGGTTCGGGACCAAATGGACTGGCAGCAGCGATTACCTTTCAGCAGCAGGGGTTGAGCACGCTGCTAATTGAAGGTGCCGATACAATCGGTGGGGGAATGCGAACCAAGGAACTTACAATTCCGGGCTTCAAACATGACGTCTGTTCGGCAATTCATCCCATGGCTATGGCATCGCCATTTTTCAGGAGTTTGCCTTTGGAAGCATTTGGGCTATCTTTTGTTAAGCCTGAGTATGCGGCGGCACACCCATTGGACGAAGGGGAAACTGGAATTCTTTACCATAGTCTTGCCGCAACGGTAAAGGGATTGGGGGCGGATGGCGAAAGCTATCGTAAGCTGGTAGAAAAGGTTGTGACACGTTGGGATAGCCTTGCTGCCGATATTATGGGACCATTATCCTTTCCGAAGCACCCTTTGTCTTCAGTCTCATTTGGGCTGGATGCACTTCAGCCGGCAAGCTGGACGGCGAAGCGCTTCACTTCCGCGCAGGCACAGGCTTTATGGGCAGGCATGGCGGCACATGGAATTCAGCCACTAAGCAATTGGACAACTTCGGCAATTGCCATAGTGTTAGCTGCTGTAGGTAATAAATATGGCTGGCAAATTCCAATAGGCGGTTCGCAGTCTATTGCTGATGCCTTATTAAGTTATTATCAATCGCTGGGCGGGGAGATCCAAAAGGACTTTTGGGTAGAGGACATTCGCGATCTACCATCTCATAAAGTTCTACTCTGTGATATCACGCCCCCGCAGTTGTTGCAGCTCAAAGGTATAGGTCTTTCTAGCGGCTACCGCAGGCGCCTCGAAGGCTTTAGGCAGGGAATGGGGGTATTTAAAGTTGATTGGGCATTGTCTGAAAAGACGCCTTTTAAAGATCCGCGTTGCCAACAGGCCGCTACCGTACATTTGGGAAATACCTATGCCGAAATTGCGGAAAGCGAGCGGTTGAGCCATCTTGGAAAGAAAGTGGATAAGCCTTTTGTGCTGTTTGCACAACAGAGTGCCTTTGATTCCAGTCGTGCTCCCGAAGGGAAGCATACGGGATGGGCATATTGCCATGTCCCCAATGGAAGTAAGATCGATTATACCGAAGCGATCGAAAATCAAATTGAGCGCTTTGCGCCAGGTTTTAAAGAAACCATTCTGGCCAAGCATACCTTTTCCCCTACGGAGCTCGAAGCATACAATCCAAATTATATCGGCGGTGATATCAATGGCGGTATTATGGATATTTCGCAGCTGTACAGTAGGCCCATTTTGGCCCTAAATCCGTATCGAACCTCTGTTGACACGATTTATCTCTGTTCATCATCGACACCTCCAGGGGGCGGGGTGCATGGCATGTGTGGGTATCATGCTGCACGGACAGCGCTCAAAGAACATTTCGGCTTGTCGGTATAA
- a CDS encoding MBL fold metallo-hydrolase codes for MNRRSFIHRSAVLFTLASAGQGVSCFGNINNLANGYSIRQFEDEGLAQFSYAILADKNIVLIDPARDPRPYYAYAKEQGAKIIAVVETHPHADFVSSHLEIHQDLKVPVYVSKLVRATYPHHTFDDGDTLKISDRIVLHAINTAGHSPDSISVLLKENGRDVAIFSGDAVLIGGVGRPDLREYSGEQATQREKLARQLYHTVHDIYATLGDQVLLYPAHGAGSLCGNAIKGAKQSIIGAERTHNLAFQQKSEEAFVQRILADRPPVPIYFPYNVALNRRGAKPLLASLSGISVVSAAAVPQALSTVLDTRPASEFKASHFPEAINIPERSKSESWVGTFIEPKDGFYLVVDTKEQGQVQLEKLAKIGYEQFVKGVVLYGDFAGQPSTAFDQAAFDRAQEQYFIVDVRTAEEAKTGPVFKGAHNIPLAELKAHIAELPVDKPIVVHCASGYRSAIASSLINEWAPKVQVWDIGEHIKSYKQSVN; via the coding sequence ATGAATAGAAGATCATTTATCCACCGTTCAGCTGTACTTTTTACCCTTGCTTCGGCAGGTCAGGGCGTATCCTGTTTTGGAAATATCAATAATTTAGCGAATGGCTACAGCATCAGGCAGTTTGAAGATGAAGGCCTGGCACAGTTTTCCTATGCGATTTTGGCCGATAAAAACATTGTGCTTATAGACCCGGCCCGTGATCCAAGACCCTATTACGCTTATGCAAAGGAGCAGGGAGCGAAAATTATTGCGGTTGTAGAAACACATCCGCATGCTGATTTTGTGAGTTCCCATCTGGAGATTCATCAGGATCTGAAAGTTCCCGTTTATGTCAGCAAGCTTGTCCGTGCGACCTATCCCCACCATACTTTTGACGATGGCGATACCTTAAAGATTTCGGACCGAATTGTGTTGCATGCCATCAATACAGCCGGACATTCACCAGATAGCATATCTGTTTTGCTAAAAGAAAATGGTCGCGATGTGGCGATCTTTTCGGGGGATGCGGTATTGATTGGTGGTGTCGGAAGGCCCGATCTGCGCGAGTATTCGGGAGAACAGGCTACGCAGCGCGAAAAACTGGCGCGGCAGCTCTACCACACCGTCCATGATATCTATGCAACGTTAGGCGATCAGGTGCTTTTGTATCCAGCTCATGGCGCTGGATCACTGTGCGGAAATGCAATAAAGGGTGCTAAGCAAAGTATTATTGGCGCTGAAAGAACCCATAATTTGGCCTTTCAGCAAAAATCGGAAGAAGCGTTTGTCCAGCGGATTCTGGCAGACCGTCCGCCTGTACCGATTTACTTCCCTTATAATGTAGCATTGAATCGTCGGGGAGCAAAGCCATTATTGGCTTCTTTGTCGGGTATTTCAGTGGTTTCGGCAGCGGCGGTGCCCCAGGCGCTGAGCACTGTCCTCGATACCCGCCCCGCTTCAGAATTTAAGGCGTCACATTTTCCGGAGGCCATTAATATTCCCGAACGTAGCAAGTCAGAATCTTGGGTAGGGACTTTTATTGAACCGAAAGACGGCTTTTATCTTGTTGTCGATACCAAAGAACAGGGGCAGGTACAGCTTGAAAAGCTGGCTAAAATTGGCTATGAACAGTTTGTTAAAGGTGTCGTGTTGTATGGGGATTTCGCGGGACAGCCTTCGACAGCTTTTGATCAGGCTGCATTTGACAGGGCGCAAGAGCAATATTTTATAGTGGATGTACGTACGGCCGAGGAAGCTAAGACTGGACCAGTTTTCAAAGGAGCACATAACATTCCGCTGGCTGAATTGAAGGCACATATTGCCGAACTACCCGTGGATAAACCTATTGTTGTGCACTGCGCTTCGGGTTATCGCTCGGCCATTGCAAGCAGCCTCATCAATGAATGGGCACCAAAAGTGCAGGTCTGGGATATTGGTGAACATATTAAAAGCTATAAGCAATCGGTGAATTAA
- a CDS encoding beta-carotene 15,15'-monooxygenase — protein sequence MTTFADSHFFKRYRSAILYIGLIFFLILSIPYDPNLFTGSSFADLFSLENWFGLATYRTSFVAESPFVGSDVRGYYNWAIALALALLLFWAFGRKIRQTFKADDDRVFYWLRVLLRYRLALAIIFIGLVKIVPIQLPEPTISELHTEYGDFLLWKLYYLTNGISTAGYLPVIGALEILGGLFLLNRRTAIIGSGLLIALLLNVVIVNYVYEIGEQVYSSFLLLLAVVIFSYDWPRFYQLLIKKAATVPDGFWPVYGRRLAGIRPYLQVLFLLLIAVFSVQAYLSWKNSDYPFPDEKGLEGAAGVYNVKDFVWKGDTIPYSLSDTLRWKDVVFEKWNTLSIRGNRSVKVDSLKPRIAFNRERNYEYLGNGGREFFGYTSKQGTDKRTTTIKLTGKVSKGHTFTFVVDRPDKRTLILDGINQLGDSLQVRLEKVNKKYLLQEGRRKPIRIY from the coding sequence ATGACAACATTTGCAGACTCTCATTTTTTTAAGCGCTATCGCTCAGCTATTTTATACATCGGCCTGATCTTCTTTTTGATACTCAGTATCCCATACGACCCTAATCTTTTTACGGGGAGTTCATTTGCGGACCTGTTTTCATTGGAGAACTGGTTTGGATTGGCGACTTACCGCACTTCTTTTGTCGCCGAAAGCCCTTTCGTCGGTAGCGATGTGCGCGGATACTACAACTGGGCAATTGCCCTGGCGCTCGCACTCTTGCTATTTTGGGCCTTTGGCCGTAAAATCCGGCAGACTTTTAAGGCCGATGACGATCGTGTATTTTACTGGCTCCGCGTACTGTTGCGTTATCGTTTAGCATTGGCCATTATTTTTATAGGCCTTGTCAAAATCGTCCCTATACAACTTCCGGAGCCGACTATTAGCGAATTGCATACCGAATACGGTGATTTCCTGCTCTGGAAGCTCTATTATCTTACAAACGGTATTTCAACTGCTGGATATCTGCCTGTAATTGGCGCGCTGGAGATCTTGGGCGGACTATTTTTACTGAACCGACGCACGGCAATCATCGGTTCGGGATTACTCATCGCTTTATTGCTCAATGTTGTTATCGTCAACTATGTGTACGAAATCGGTGAACAGGTGTATAGTTCCTTTTTACTATTACTTGCGGTCGTTATTTTCTCGTACGACTGGCCCCGTTTTTATCAGCTCCTGATCAAAAAGGCAGCGACTGTTCCCGATGGTTTTTGGCCTGTCTATGGCCGCAGGCTTGCTGGAATCCGCCCTTATCTGCAGGTCTTGTTCCTGCTGCTGATCGCTGTATTTAGCGTGCAGGCTTACCTGAGCTGGAAGAATTCCGATTACCCATTCCCCGATGAAAAGGGATTGGAAGGAGCAGCAGGCGTATACAATGTAAAAGACTTCGTCTGGAAAGGCGATACTATTCCGTATTCGCTGAGCGATACATTGCGATGGAAGGATGTCGTATTTGAAAAATGGAATACGCTCAGCATCCGTGGAAACCGTTCTGTAAAGGTCGATAGTCTCAAACCACGTATCGCTTTCAACCGCGAGCGTAACTACGAATACCTTGGTAATGGTGGCCGCGAATTCTTTGGCTATACGAGCAAGCAGGGAACTGATAAGCGCACAACCACAATCAAACTTACCGGAAAAGTGAGTAAAGGGCACACTTTTACCTTTGTGGTCGATCGCCCAGACAAACGTACGCTGATCCTTGATGGTATCAACCAGCTGGGCGACTCATTGCAGGTACGGCTAGAGAAAGTGAACAAGAAATATCTGTTGCAGGAAGGCCGCAGAAAACCGATCCGTATTTATTAA
- a CDS encoding RagB/SusD family nutrient uptake outer membrane protein: MKKITYFLFPLLVLQLSSCSSFLEVEPKNSVSDEVTIVDAGSAATAVRGIYSALRSNDYYGYSFQLLGFFSADNIVYRGSQTVHQTLTNHTVKSDLAVLATAWNQIYATINRSNHVITKVPNLALTTTFTEAYRNQLVGEAYFVRALAYFDLARTWGGVQIVLQPTTSASSLPQVKRSSLTDTYAQVLQDLQKAEQLLPNETNRIRATKKTARALLARFYLYQKNWSEAIKYASYIIDDNTNYSLVSPYRSFYANNTSNTKESVFELVYDINNTSGQASQWLSGNNGGTAWIRPSQAIYDLLVDPTVGGDRTALVSKTSSSTDPNILIGNLYYRTDRTDPVFLIRTAELYLIRAEALAQRNGSGDLTAALADLNAIRLRANIKPLQGLGAAALLQAVEDENRVEFALENHRWYDLLRTGRAQQVLNISSVNRLLLPIPYAQVSIDPDLQQNPGLD, translated from the coding sequence ATGAAAAAAATTACATATTTCCTTTTTCCGCTTCTTGTCTTACAACTCAGTAGCTGCAGCTCGTTTTTGGAGGTGGAGCCCAAGAATTCAGTGTCTGATGAAGTGACCATCGTCGATGCGGGTTCTGCAGCAACAGCCGTGCGCGGTATTTACTCGGCACTTCGGTCCAACGATTACTATGGCTATAGTTTTCAGCTGCTAGGATTCTTTTCGGCAGACAACATCGTGTATCGGGGTAGCCAAACTGTCCATCAGACCTTGACCAATCATACGGTAAAATCTGACCTCGCTGTCCTGGCTACGGCATGGAACCAGATTTATGCCACTATCAACCGGTCCAACCATGTGATCACCAAAGTACCTAACCTGGCGCTGACGACCACTTTTACTGAGGCCTATCGAAACCAGCTTGTTGGGGAGGCCTATTTCGTGCGTGCATTGGCCTATTTTGATCTGGCCAGAACCTGGGGTGGTGTACAGATCGTGTTGCAGCCGACCACTTCGGCCAGCAGCCTACCGCAGGTAAAAAGAAGCTCCTTGACTGACACCTACGCGCAGGTGTTGCAGGATCTGCAAAAGGCCGAACAGCTATTGCCCAATGAAACTAATCGCATCCGAGCGACCAAGAAAACAGCACGTGCACTGCTGGCAAGATTCTACCTTTATCAGAAAAACTGGTCTGAAGCGATAAAATATGCCTCGTATATTATTGATGATAATACCAATTATAGTTTGGTGAGCCCATATCGCTCGTTTTATGCCAACAATACCTCCAATACCAAAGAATCGGTCTTTGAATTGGTCTATGATATCAACAATACCAGCGGTCAGGCAAGTCAATGGTTGTCGGGTAATAATGGGGGAACTGCCTGGATCAGACCTTCGCAGGCCATCTACGACCTGCTGGTAGATCCTACTGTTGGTGGGGATCGGACGGCATTGGTATCCAAGACCTCTTCGTCCACAGATCCGAATATCCTGATCGGCAATCTGTATTACCGAACAGACCGTACGGATCCCGTCTTCTTGATCCGTACGGCCGAGCTCTACCTCATCCGCGCCGAAGCATTGGCGCAGCGGAATGGATCTGGCGATCTGACAGCGGCTTTGGCCGACTTAAATGCCATACGCTTACGCGCCAACATTAAACCCTTGCAAGGTCTCGGAGCGGCAGCGCTCCTGCAGGCCGTGGAAGATGAAAATCGCGTTGAATTTGCCCTGGAAAACCATCGTTGGTACGATCTGTTGCGGACGGGACGCGCGCAACAGGTGCTCAATATTTCCTCTGTGAATAGGCTACTGCTGCCTATACCGTACGCTCAGGTTTCGATAGACCCGGATCTACAGCAAAATCCAGGTTTGGATTGA
- a CDS encoding TonB-dependent receptor — translation MKNSVWKYAVAMFLSHGLLLPAFSQQSEPLINATLKGIVLDSITNRPIEGVTIKLEGVTHQVKTDASGRFQFVTGQRLPLTFSTSFLGYKGRKITAREAQIQILLQPSVSDLDEVVVVGYGVQKRRNLTGAVAKIDAAEVNKIPVASFDAQLQGKLSGVQVSTNSGVPGESIFLRVRGTTSINSSSDPLYIIDGVFLNNTSLQNIGLGGRTSSPLTDINPADIESIEVLKDASATAIYGSRGANGVIIITTKKGSYGSRTKIDLNLQGGWAEANKSLLPKLATGPETATLANEWWINSGLDNPALKQTFANRPYRPVSEGGKGNPEDQPTYDRLGFLLRHGKLQDYNIGIQGGGDKSRFYIGAGYTGQEAFIKVIDFSRTNLKFNFDHQISNRVKIGLTNNFSRTYRNQARTGDGPQVSLFNSAVSSATNVPIFNTDGSLNGTDNTYTLVDNYDVNTTSLRYVGSAFAEIDLVKGLKFKSSFSADYNLYDESQYWNSKTSIGIANNNQATSGISRNATWINEQTLTYQNTFGKHSLNAILGNTLQSNVLDYKYLEGNGFANDSFKQISSAANIIASDNWTKYTIASFFGRVGYSYADRYFAEATLRADGSSKFGANNRWGYFPAFSAGWRISQEAFLVEQTWLNDLKIRASYGLTGNQAGISNFAARGLWSGNEKYADSYGKVLPSTGPFQLGNENLRWEKTAQADLGLDVALFKNSLSITVDLYHKYTSDLLLERPIVGSSGFSKYWANVGEISNKGYEVLINSLNVKTKDFAWNTSFNISGNTNKIEKLPTQITQYTRDWVILKEGYSLNSFWLYEQLSVDPQTGKAVFDGQLSDGSLPTSARKVFRNAYPKFYGGIGNTFTYKNFDLGVDFSFQYGNYAVNLNRYFRERNPSSGGVFQNVLNRWQQPGDITDVPRLTSEGLNYTIDANSRYLEDASFLKLRQLSFGYKLPKELVERAKLTAARIYFVGSNLFVWSKYTGDPESNVTSNPNAQGIGSFGTPPQPRTFQLGLNVTL, via the coding sequence ATGAAAAATAGCGTATGGAAGTACGCCGTGGCGATGTTTTTGTCACATGGTTTGCTATTGCCTGCATTTTCGCAGCAATCTGAGCCACTTATTAACGCGACCTTAAAAGGTATTGTATTGGATTCGATTACCAATCGACCTATTGAAGGCGTTACCATAAAGCTCGAAGGTGTTACCCATCAAGTAAAGACCGATGCGTCGGGAAGATTTCAGTTTGTCACGGGGCAACGACTTCCGTTGACATTCTCAACTTCATTTTTGGGATACAAGGGTCGAAAGATAACCGCACGGGAGGCACAGATTCAGATCTTGCTTCAACCTAGCGTTTCTGATCTGGATGAAGTGGTCGTCGTAGGCTACGGTGTACAAAAGCGAAGAAATCTAACGGGAGCAGTTGCCAAGATAGACGCTGCCGAAGTCAACAAAATTCCGGTAGCAAGTTTTGATGCCCAGTTGCAGGGCAAGCTTTCCGGTGTGCAGGTTTCCACCAACTCGGGTGTCCCCGGCGAAAGTATCTTCCTGCGGGTTCGCGGAACGACATCCATCAATTCCAGTAGCGATCCCCTGTATATTATTGATGGCGTATTCTTAAATAATACCTCCCTCCAAAATATCGGGCTTGGTGGACGTACCAGTTCACCACTTACGGATATCAACCCAGCAGATATCGAGTCTATTGAAGTGCTGAAGGATGCTTCTGCAACCGCGATCTATGGCTCCCGGGGTGCCAATGGTGTGATCATCATCACCACAAAAAAAGGAAGTTATGGTAGCCGTACCAAAATTGACCTCAACCTGCAGGGGGGCTGGGCCGAAGCCAATAAATCCTTGTTGCCAAAATTGGCGACAGGTCCCGAAACGGCGACCCTCGCCAACGAGTGGTGGATAAACTCCGGATTGGACAATCCGGCATTGAAACAGACTTTCGCCAACAGGCCTTATCGTCCAGTTTCGGAAGGTGGGAAAGGAAATCCTGAAGATCAGCCTACCTATGATCGCCTTGGTTTCCTGTTGCGTCATGGGAAGCTGCAGGATTATAACATCGGTATCCAGGGGGGCGGCGACAAATCGAGGTTTTATATTGGCGCTGGCTACACGGGACAGGAAGCTTTTATTAAGGTCATTGATTTTTCGCGAACCAATCTCAAGTTTAATTTCGACCATCAGATCAGTAATCGTGTCAAAATCGGCCTGACAAATAATTTTTCCAGAACCTACCGCAATCAGGCGCGTACAGGTGATGGCCCTCAGGTAAGTCTTTTCAATTCGGCCGTTTCTTCGGCAACGAATGTCCCGATATTCAATACCGATGGATCACTCAATGGTACCGATAATACCTATACACTGGTGGACAACTACGATGTCAATACCACAAGTCTGCGTTATGTAGGAAGTGCTTTTGCGGAAATTGATCTTGTGAAGGGACTGAAATTCAAATCCAGTTTTAGTGCCGACTATAACCTATACGATGAATCACAATACTGGAACAGTAAAACCAGTATTGGTATCGCGAATAACAATCAGGCGACCTCAGGAATATCGAGAAATGCTACCTGGATAAACGAACAAACCCTGACGTATCAGAATACCTTTGGCAAGCATAGCCTGAATGCTATTTTGGGAAATACCTTGCAGAGCAACGTACTTGATTACAAATACCTGGAGGGGAATGGTTTTGCGAATGACTCCTTTAAACAGATCTCATCGGCAGCCAATATCATTGCATCCGACAATTGGACTAAATATACGATTGCTTCCTTTTTTGGAAGAGTAGGCTACAGCTATGCGGATCGGTATTTTGCAGAGGCAACCCTGCGGGCAGATGGCTCGTCCAAGTTCGGTGCCAACAACCGATGGGGCTATTTCCCGGCTTTTTCGGCAGGCTGGCGGATTAGCCAAGAAGCCTTTTTGGTCGAACAAACCTGGTTAAATGACCTGAAAATTAGGGCGTCCTATGGATTGACGGGCAATCAGGCTGGAATCAGCAACTTCGCCGCCAGAGGTCTTTGGTCGGGCAATGAAAAATATGCCGACAGCTATGGCAAGGTGTTGCCAAGTACAGGTCCTTTCCAGTTGGGGAACGAAAATTTGCGCTGGGAGAAAACAGCGCAGGCAGATCTTGGGCTGGATGTGGCGCTATTCAAAAACAGCCTGTCCATTACCGTAGATCTTTATCATAAATATACCTCCGATCTACTCCTCGAACGACCTATTGTCGGCAGTTCTGGTTTTTCAAAATACTGGGCCAATGTGGGTGAGATCAGCAACAAAGGCTATGAGGTGTTGATCAACTCGCTCAACGTGAAAACAAAAGACTTTGCCTGGAATACAAGTTTTAACATTTCGGGAAATACGAATAAAATCGAAAAACTGCCCACGCAGATCACCCAGTATACCCGCGATTGGGTGATCCTGAAAGAAGGTTATTCGCTCAACTCATTCTGGCTTTACGAACAGCTGTCGGTCGATCCACAGACCGGAAAAGCTGTGTTTGACGGACAGCTGAGCGATGGTTCTTTGCCTACTTCGGCACGTAAAGTTTTTCGGAATGCTTATCCCAAGTTTTATGGGGGGATAGGCAATACCTTTACCTATAAAAACTTTGACCTGGGTGTAGACTTTAGTTTCCAATATGGTAACTATGCCGTTAACCTTAACCGCTACTTCAGGGAGCGTAATCCGAGCAGCGGTGGCGTATTTCAAAATGTGCTGAACAGATGGCAACAGCCCGGTGATATTACCGATGTGCCCCGCCTGACATCCGAAGGGCTCAACTATACCATCGATGCCAATAGCCGCTATCTGGAGGACGCTTCATTTTTAAAGCTCAGACAGCTGTCTTTTGGTTATAAATTGCCGAAAGAGCTGGTCGAGCGGGCAAAATTGACTGCTGCACGTATCTATTTTGTAGGGTCTAATCTCTTTGTGTGGAGCAAATACACCGGTGATCCTGAATCGAATGTGACCAGTAATCCAAACGCACAGGGGATAGGATCGTTCGGAACGCCACCACAACCGCGTACCTTTCAACTCGGTCTCAATGTCACCCTGTAA
- a CDS encoding helix-turn-helix domain-containing protein, whose translation MQSITDQIMQLFPPEILSPYIKHYLFLESGVDQHKKLRLFSDGNTGMVFLLNEGQLSINESQQLPASFLYGQISHFQDLALLTQTSFVIIVFQPDGLYKLLGIAAHALKDQIIVTQDVFGPYVIRLYDSLIHAKSSTEKVHALNAFFYAYAVRQKYPNRGPLPAILQHITAQKGLVTVGQIVQYSGYTERHMERIFAEQVGMSPKKFGNIVQFHSFLKLLRSKSAETILTTISHESGYFDQSHLIRAFKKYTGITPSEYLNSTNRLAINFMEFKNASTEMSGLYNFS comes from the coding sequence GTGCAGTCAATTACCGATCAGATCATGCAGCTATTTCCTCCAGAAATTTTATCGCCCTACATCAAGCACTATCTTTTTTTGGAAAGTGGTGTTGATCAGCATAAAAAACTGCGGTTATTTTCCGATGGGAACACTGGAATGGTCTTTCTTCTTAATGAAGGCCAGCTGTCCATCAACGAAAGTCAGCAGCTCCCCGCTTCATTTTTGTATGGTCAGATCAGTCATTTCCAAGATCTCGCCCTGCTGACACAGACTTCATTTGTTATTATTGTCTTCCAACCCGACGGGCTCTATAAGTTACTCGGTATCGCTGCCCATGCACTAAAAGATCAAATTATTGTTACGCAAGATGTATTTGGACCATATGTTATCAGACTATATGACAGCCTGATACACGCGAAGTCCTCAACTGAAAAAGTACATGCATTAAATGCCTTCTTTTATGCATATGCCGTCCGGCAGAAGTATCCAAATCGGGGACCACTCCCTGCAATTCTGCAACATATCACAGCGCAAAAGGGATTGGTTACCGTAGGACAAATTGTGCAATACAGCGGTTACACCGAACGGCATATGGAAAGAATATTTGCGGAACAGGTTGGAATGAGCCCAAAAAAATTTGGCAATATTGTCCAATTCCACTCCTTTTTGAAATTGCTACGCAGCAAATCAGCTGAAACGATCTTAACAACGATCAGCCACGAAAGTGGATATTTTGATCAGTCCCACCTCATCAGGGCATTTAAAAAATATACCGGCATCACACCTTCGGAATATTTAAATAGTACAAATCGGCTCGCAATCAACTTTATGGAATTTAAAAACGCATCTACTGAAATGTCGGGTTTATACAATTTCAGCTAA